One part of the Paracoccus sp. MBLB3053 genome encodes these proteins:
- a CDS encoding Tim44/TimA family putative adaptor protein gives MSNPMLQLIVLAAIAIFLILRLRGVLGTRDGFEQPRVPEETVTPRRFDVIDGTADASDNDILDHAEPGSPNAKALIAMKKIEPSFEVGPFLSGAKSAYEMILMAFERGDLSNVRDFLAPPVAEAFESVIADRETRGLTTEAQFLGTRETALASAEFNPATRQAEVSVRFVGEMIIATRDASGNVVDGDPKASRKQRDVWTFARQMGSDDPNWQLVATA, from the coding sequence ATGTCCAACCCCATGCTGCAACTAATTGTTCTTGCCGCGATCGCGATTTTTCTGATCCTCCGGCTGCGGGGAGTCCTGGGCACGCGCGATGGCTTCGAACAGCCTCGTGTCCCTGAGGAAACCGTCACGCCACGCCGGTTCGATGTCATCGACGGCACCGCGGATGCATCCGACAACGATATTCTCGACCATGCCGAGCCCGGCAGCCCCAACGCCAAGGCTCTGATCGCGATGAAGAAGATCGAGCCTTCCTTTGAGGTGGGTCCGTTCCTTTCCGGAGCAAAATCCGCATATGAGATGATCCTCATGGCCTTTGAACGCGGCGATCTGTCCAATGTGCGTGACTTTCTTGCTCCGCCAGTCGCCGAAGCCTTCGAAAGCGTCATCGCAGATCGCGAAACTCGCGGCCTGACGACCGAGGCGCAATTCCTTGGCACGCGTGAGACCGCCCTGGCTTCGGCCGAATTCAATCCCGCGACCCGACAGGCCGAGGTTTCGGTCCGCTTCGTGGGCGAGATGATCATCGCCACGCGCGATGCTTCCGGGAATGTGGTTGACGGCGACCCGAAAGCTTCGCGCAAGCAGCGGGACGTCTGGACGTTCGCGCGTCAGATGGGGTCGGACGACCCGAACTGGCAGCTCGTCGCCACCGCTTAA
- a CDS encoding Smr/MutS family protein, with the protein MARRRGLSADEEALWSRVAKTAVPMHPAKKQRPEPLEPQRPAVTPKSRSVEPEAMPLQDFRIGSKPLKKATTRIDLSPHPGQALREQPVRMDHKTHRRMNQGKLAPEARIDLHGMTLSVAQPQLMRFILNAHADGRRLVLVITGKGREGGADAPLPVRPGALRHNVPLWLRMAPLHQLVLQVRPAHRRHGGEGAYYVYLRR; encoded by the coding sequence ATGGCGCGGCGCAGGGGCCTGTCGGCCGACGAAGAGGCCCTCTGGTCGCGTGTCGCCAAAACCGCGGTGCCGATGCACCCGGCCAAGAAGCAAAGGCCAGAGCCGCTGGAGCCTCAGCGGCCGGCCGTTACCCCCAAATCACGTTCCGTCGAACCTGAGGCGATGCCGCTTCAGGATTTTCGCATCGGGTCAAAGCCGCTGAAGAAGGCCACGACCCGCATCGACCTTTCGCCCCATCCGGGACAGGCGCTGCGGGAACAGCCGGTGCGGATGGATCACAAGACCCATCGCCGCATGAACCAGGGCAAGCTTGCACCGGAAGCCCGGATCGACCTCCACGGCATGACCCTGAGCGTGGCGCAGCCTCAATTGATGCGCTTCATCCTGAATGCACATGCCGACGGGCGCAGGCTCGTGCTTGTCATCACCGGAAAGGGGCGCGAGGGAGGGGCTGACGCCCCGCTTCCAGTCCGACCCGGCGCGTTGCGTCACAATGTCCCCCTGTGGCTTCGCATGGCTCCGTTGCACCAGCTAGTCCTTCAGGTCAGGCCCGCCCATCGACGCCACGGCGGGGAAGGTGCCTATTACGTCTATCTTCGACGCTGA
- a CDS encoding PLD nuclease N-terminal domain-containing protein translates to MGYLISAIIFALDVWAIASIINTNEQTSTKILWIVLVAVLPLLGLIIWWFAGPKANYSA, encoded by the coding sequence ATGGGCTACCTCATCAGCGCGATCATCTTTGCCTTGGATGTCTGGGCGATCGCATCGATCATCAACACGAACGAGCAGACATCGACCAAGATCCTCTGGATCGTACTCGTCGCGGTATTGCCGCTTTTGGGACTGATCATCTGGTGGTTTGCGGGACCAAAGGCAAATTACAGCGCCTAG
- the hslU gene encoding ATP-dependent protease ATPase subunit HslU produces the protein MSDLTPREIVSELDRFIIGQKEAKRAVAVALRNRWRRRQLGDDLRDEVYPKNILMIGPTGVGKTEISRRLAKLARAPFLKVEATKFTEVGYVGRDVEQIIRDLTDAAIIETRERMRDEVKARAHKSAEERVVSALAGENAREQTRDMFRDKLKRGELDDTVIELELQDHSNPLGMMEIPGQPPGAMGGMMDLSGLMKAFGGRRVRRKVTVAESYDLLISEEADKLLDDDTVKAAALESVQENGIVFIDEIDKVATRTDARGGDVSREGVQRDLLPLIEGTTVSTKYGPVKTDHILFIASGAFHIAKPSDLLPELQGRLPIRVELRALTEDDFIRILTETDNALTRQYTALMATEGVKVEFTETGIRSLARIAAEVNGSVENIGARRLYTVIERVFEELSFSAPDRSGEMVTVDDAFVEKHLGDLSRSTDLSRYVL, from the coding sequence ATGAGTGATTTGACGCCGCGCGAGATCGTGTCCGAGCTGGATCGCTTCATCATCGGGCAGAAAGAGGCCAAGCGTGCGGTTGCTGTCGCGCTGCGCAATCGCTGGCGCCGTCGTCAGTTGGGTGATGATCTGCGCGATGAGGTCTATCCGAAGAACATCCTGATGATCGGCCCGACGGGCGTTGGCAAGACCGAGATCAGCCGCCGGCTGGCGAAGCTGGCGCGCGCGCCCTTCCTGAAGGTCGAGGCCACGAAATTCACCGAGGTCGGCTATGTCGGCCGTGATGTCGAGCAGATCATTCGCGACCTTACTGATGCCGCGATCATCGAGACGCGCGAACGGATGCGCGATGAGGTGAAGGCGCGGGCCCACAAGTCTGCCGAAGAGCGCGTCGTCTCGGCGCTGGCCGGAGAGAATGCGCGCGAGCAGACCCGCGACATGTTCCGCGACAAGCTGAAGCGTGGCGAATTGGATGACACCGTCATCGAGCTTGAGTTGCAGGATCATTCCAATCCGCTGGGCATGATGGAAATTCCCGGCCAGCCGCCCGGTGCCATGGGCGGCATGATGGACCTGTCGGGACTGATGAAGGCTTTTGGCGGCCGTCGCGTGCGCCGCAAGGTGACTGTCGCGGAAAGCTATGATCTCTTGATTTCGGAAGAGGCCGACAAGCTTCTCGACGACGATACGGTCAAGGCCGCAGCGCTGGAAAGCGTGCAGGAAAACGGCATCGTTTTCATCGACGAGATCGACAAGGTCGCGACACGCACCGATGCTCGTGGCGGGGATGTCTCGCGCGAGGGTGTGCAGCGCGACCTGCTGCCGCTGATCGAGGGCACGACCGTTTCCACCAAGTATGGCCCGGTCAAGACCGACCACATCCTGTTCATCGCAAGCGGCGCCTTCCATATCGCCAAGCCATCGGACCTGCTGCCCGAGCTTCAGGGGCGATTGCCGATCCGGGTCGAACTTCGCGCCCTGACCGAGGATGACTTCATCCGCATCCTGACCGAGACCGACAACGCGTTGACGCGCCAGTACACCGCGCTCATGGCGACCGAAGGCGTCAAGGTCGAGTTTACCGAGACGGGCATCCGCTCGCTTGCACGGATTGCCGCCGAGGTGAACGGATCGGTGGAAAACATCGGCGCCCGCCGCCTCTACACCGTGATCGAGCGTGTGTTCGAGGAACTGTCCTTCAGCGCGCCTGATCGATCGGGTGAGATGGTCACCGTCGATGATGCCTTTGTTGAAAAGCATCTGGGTGACCTGTCGCGTTCGACCGATCTGTCGCGCTACGTGCTCTGA
- the hslV gene encoding ATP-dependent protease subunit HslV: MSDEKFPGWHGTTILAVRRAGKVVVAGDGQVSVGQTVMKGTARKVRRLTPGGHDVVVGFAGSTADAFTLLERLEKKLESAPGQLARACVDLAKDWRMDKYLRNLEAMLIVTDGKDIFVVTGAGDVLEPEHDVAAIGSGGNYALAAARGLMESDLDAEGVARKAMAIAADICVYTNGNLTVEVLG; the protein is encoded by the coding sequence ATGTCCGATGAAAAATTTCCTGGCTGGCACGGCACCACGATTCTCGCGGTGCGGCGCGCCGGAAAGGTTGTCGTCGCCGGGGACGGTCAGGTCAGTGTTGGCCAGACCGTGATGAAGGGCACGGCCCGCAAGGTTCGCCGCCTGACGCCGGGCGGGCATGATGTGGTCGTTGGCTTCGCGGGCTCGACCGCCGATGCCTTTACCCTGCTCGAACGGCTGGAGAAGAAGCTTGAATCCGCGCCGGGCCAGCTTGCGCGAGCCTGCGTCGACCTGGCGAAGGATTGGCGGATGGACAAGTATTTGCGCAACCTCGAAGCGATGCTGATCGTAACCGACGGCAAGGACATTTTCGTGGTGACGGGCGCGGGTGACGTGCTTGAGCCCGAACATGACGTGGCCGCCATCGGATCGGGCGGCAATTACGCGCTGGCGGCGGCGCGCGGCCTCATGGAAAGCGATCTTGATGCCGAAGGCGTTGCCCGCAAGGCCATGGCCATCGCCGCCGATATCTGCGTCTACACGAACGGCAACCTGACCGTCGAGGTCCTGGGCTGA
- the trxA gene encoding thioredoxin yields the protein MATQAVSDAEFDSEVRQSATPVVVDFWAEWCGPCRQIGPALEELAAEYDGKVKIVKVNVDENPESPAALGVRGIPALFLFKDGEVVSNKIGAAPKAALKAWIDDSI from the coding sequence ATGGCCACCCAAGCCGTATCCGACGCCGAATTCGACAGCGAAGTCCGCCAGTCCGCGACCCCGGTCGTGGTCGATTTCTGGGCGGAATGGTGCGGCCCCTGCCGCCAGATCGGCCCGGCCCTGGAAGAGCTCGCCGCCGAATACGACGGCAAGGTCAAGATCGTGAAGGTTAACGTGGACGAAAACCCGGAAAGCCCGGCTGCCCTGGGTGTGCGCGGAATTCCGGCGCTGTTCCTGTTCAAGGACGGCGAAGTCGTTTCGAACAAGATCGGCGCCGCGCCCAAGGCCGCGCTGAAAGCGTGGATCGACGATTCCATCTGA